Proteins found in one Mangifera indica cultivar Alphonso chromosome 15, CATAS_Mindica_2.1, whole genome shotgun sequence genomic segment:
- the LOC123197796 gene encoding uncharacterized protein LOC123197796 isoform X1 encodes MEQKSVLLSALGIGVGVGVGVGLGLASGQSVSKWTASGSSMEGVTGEQIVQELMRLVVDGKQSEITFEEFPYYLSERTRMLLTSVAFVHLKDSDISKHTRNLSPASRTILLSGPAELYQQTLAKALAHFSEAKLLLLDIPDFSLKMQHKYGYGKKEKTYKRSISEIMIERMSSFLGCFSPLSSKEEAKATSHGQSSGVEGSSNPPLPRNASAASDKSSVSSLSAATNAASHKRSSSWCFDEKVFLQSLYKVLISMSKTGPVVLYLRDVDKLLLQSQRLYNLFENFFKKISGSVVILGSRMLEQGDDCREVDDRLSMLFPYNIEIKAPEEENHLVNWKAQLEEEMRTLKYQDNKNHIAEVLAANDLDCDDLGSICQADTVVLSNYIEEIVVSAISYHLMNDKHPEYRNGKLVISSQSLSHGLNIFQEGKSSGKDTLKLETNADSSKETDGGEPVTAKTESKEVSPDNEFEICIRREVIPANEIGVTFADIGANDEVKESLEELVMFPLQRPDLFKGGLLKPCRGILLFGPPGTGKTMLAKAIANKAGTSFINVSMSTITSKWFGEDEKNVRALFTLAAKVSPTIIFVDEVDSMLGQRTTVGEHESMRMIKNEFMIHWDGLLTKDNGRVLVLAATNRPFDLDEAIIRRFERKIMVGLPSVKNREMILRTLLSKEKAEDLDFKELAAITEGYTGSDLKNLCVTAAYRPVRELIQKERMKDMERKKREAAGKSSEGASDTKEEGKEESKEETVIELRPLNMEDLRQAKNQVAASFASEGAVMSELRQWNELYGEGGSRKKQQLTYFL; translated from the exons ATGGAGCAGAAAAGTGTGTTGTTATCTGCTTTGGGTATAGGTGTTGGTGTTGGTGTTGGTGTTGGGTTGGGATTGGCTTCAGGGCAAAGCGTGAGTAAATGGACTGCTTCAGGTTCCTCCATGGAAGGTGTCACAGGTGAGCAGATTGTTCAGGAGTTGATGAGGCTGGTGGTTGATGGCAAGCAGAGCGAGATCACTTTTGAAGAATTCCCTTATTATCTAAG TGAGAGAACTCGCATGTTATTGACAAGTGTTGCATTTGTTCACTTAAAGGACTCTGATATTTCCAAGCACACCCGGAATCTTTCACCGGCGAGTAGGACTATTTTGCTTTCAGGACCAGCTG AACTTTATCAGCAAACGCTTGCCAAGGCCTTAGCCCATTTCTCTGAAGCAAAGCTGCTGTTGTTAGATATTCCTGATTTTTCCTTAAAG ATGCAACACAAATATGGTTATggcaaaaaggaaaaa ACTTACAAAAGGTCCATTTCAGAGATAATGATAGAGCGAATGTCCAGTTTTCTTGGATGCTTTTCACCACTTTCTTCTAAGGAAGAAGCAAAGG CAACATCGCATGGGCAAAGCAGTGGCGTGGAGGGTTCAAGTAATCCTCCACTTCCCAGAAATGCCTCTGCTGCATCCGACAAGAGTAGTGTCTCTTCTCTTTCGGCCGCAACAAATGCCG CTTCCCACAAACGCTCAAGCAGCTGGTGTTTTGATGAGAAAGTCTTTCTGCAATCCTTGTACAAG GTATTGATTTCAATGTCAAAAACCGGTCCAGTCGTTTTATACCTCAGGGATGTTGACAAGCTTCTCCTTCAGTCACAAAGATTATacaatttgtttgaaaattttttcaagaaaatttcgGGTTCAGTGGTGATACTTGGTTCAAGGATGCTGGAACAAGGAGATGATTGCAGAGAAGTGGATGACAGACTCAGTATGTTGTTCCCATACAACATTGAAATCAAAGCCCCTGAAGAAGAAAACCATCTAGTTAACTGGAAGGCCCAACTGGAAGAGGAAATGAGGACCCTCAAGTATCAAGATAACAAGAACCACATTGCTGAAGTTCTTGCAGCTAATGATCTTGATTGTGATGATTTGGGCTCAATCTGCCAAGCAGACACAGTTGTTCTCAGTAATTACATAGAAGAAATTGTGGTATCAGCAATATCTTATCATTTGATGAATGATAAGCATCCAGAGTACAGAAATGGAAAGCTTGTTATATCATCCCAGAG CTTGTCCCATGGATTGAACATCTTTCAGGAAGGCAAAAGCTCTGGGAAAGATACCCTCAAACTGGAGACAAATGCTGACAGTTCCAAG GAAACTGATGGGGGAGAGCCTGTAACTGCGAAGACAGAATCAAAG GAAGTTTCTCCTGACAATGAGTTTGAGATATGTATAAGGCGAGAGGTGATCCCTGCAAATGAGATTGGAGTGACTTTTGCTGATATCGGAGCCAATGATGAGGTTAAAGAATCGTTAGAGGAGCTTGTTATGTTCCCTCTGCAGAGACCAGACTTGTTCAAAGGAGGCCTTCTTAAGCCCTGCAGAGGTATATTACTTTTTGGGCCGCCAGGCACTGGGAAAACCATGCTAGCAAAGGCAATTGCAAATAAAGCTGGGACAAGTTTCATCAATGTGTCAATGTCAACCATCACTTCGAAATGGTTTGGGGAAGATGAAAAGAATGTTAGAGCATTGTTCACTCTTGCAGCAAAAGTTTCCCCAACTATCATTTTTGTCGATGAGGTTGATAGCATGCTTGGGCAGAGGACTACAGTTGGAGAGCATGAGTCTATGCGTATGATAAAGAATGAATTCATGATTCACTGGGACGGGTTGCTGACAAAGGATAATGGGAGAGTCCTTGTTCTTGCTGCAACCAACAGACCTTTTGACCTTGATGAAGCCATTATCAGACGGTTTGAGCGCAA AATCATGGTTGGTCTGCCGTCTGTCAAAAACAGGGAAATGATCTTGAGAACTCTTCTGTCAAAGGAAAAGGCAGAAGATCTCGACTTCAAGGAGCTTGCAGCTATAACAGAAGGATATACTGGAAGTGATCTCAag AACTTATGTGTGACAGCAGCATACCGACCGGTTAGAGAATTGATACAGAAGGAGAGGATGAAGGATATG gaaaggaagaaaagagaggCAGCAGGAAAGAGCTCTGAAGGTGCCTCAGACACAAAAGAAGAAGGCAAAGAAGAAAGCAAAGAGGAGACAGTAATTGAATTGAGACCTTTGAACATGGAAGATCTAAGGCAAGCAAAGAACCAG GTTGCTGCAAGTTTTGCATCCGAAGGAGCAGTAATGAGCGAGCTGAGGCAGTGGAACGAGCTATACGGTGAAGGAGGTTCGAGGAAGAAGCAGCAGCTAACTTACTTCCTTTAG
- the LOC123197796 gene encoding spastin-like isoform X2, producing the protein MQHKYGYGKKEKTYKRSISEIMIERMSSFLGCFSPLSSKEEAKATSHGQSSGVEGSSNPPLPRNASAASDKSSVSSLSAATNAASHKRSSSWCFDEKVFLQSLYKVLISMSKTGPVVLYLRDVDKLLLQSQRLYNLFENFFKKISGSVVILGSRMLEQGDDCREVDDRLSMLFPYNIEIKAPEEENHLVNWKAQLEEEMRTLKYQDNKNHIAEVLAANDLDCDDLGSICQADTVVLSNYIEEIVVSAISYHLMNDKHPEYRNGKLVISSQSLSHGLNIFQEGKSSGKDTLKLETNADSSKETDGGEPVTAKTESKEVSPDNEFEICIRREVIPANEIGVTFADIGANDEVKESLEELVMFPLQRPDLFKGGLLKPCRGILLFGPPGTGKTMLAKAIANKAGTSFINVSMSTITSKWFGEDEKNVRALFTLAAKVSPTIIFVDEVDSMLGQRTTVGEHESMRMIKNEFMIHWDGLLTKDNGRVLVLAATNRPFDLDEAIIRRFERKIMVGLPSVKNREMILRTLLSKEKAEDLDFKELAAITEGYTGSDLKNLCVTAAYRPVRELIQKERMKDMERKKREAAGKSSEGASDTKEEGKEESKEETVIELRPLNMEDLRQAKNQVAASFASEGAVMSELRQWNELYGEGGSRKKQQLTYFL; encoded by the exons ATGCAACACAAATATGGTTATggcaaaaaggaaaaa ACTTACAAAAGGTCCATTTCAGAGATAATGATAGAGCGAATGTCCAGTTTTCTTGGATGCTTTTCACCACTTTCTTCTAAGGAAGAAGCAAAGG CAACATCGCATGGGCAAAGCAGTGGCGTGGAGGGTTCAAGTAATCCTCCACTTCCCAGAAATGCCTCTGCTGCATCCGACAAGAGTAGTGTCTCTTCTCTTTCGGCCGCAACAAATGCCG CTTCCCACAAACGCTCAAGCAGCTGGTGTTTTGATGAGAAAGTCTTTCTGCAATCCTTGTACAAG GTATTGATTTCAATGTCAAAAACCGGTCCAGTCGTTTTATACCTCAGGGATGTTGACAAGCTTCTCCTTCAGTCACAAAGATTATacaatttgtttgaaaattttttcaagaaaatttcgGGTTCAGTGGTGATACTTGGTTCAAGGATGCTGGAACAAGGAGATGATTGCAGAGAAGTGGATGACAGACTCAGTATGTTGTTCCCATACAACATTGAAATCAAAGCCCCTGAAGAAGAAAACCATCTAGTTAACTGGAAGGCCCAACTGGAAGAGGAAATGAGGACCCTCAAGTATCAAGATAACAAGAACCACATTGCTGAAGTTCTTGCAGCTAATGATCTTGATTGTGATGATTTGGGCTCAATCTGCCAAGCAGACACAGTTGTTCTCAGTAATTACATAGAAGAAATTGTGGTATCAGCAATATCTTATCATTTGATGAATGATAAGCATCCAGAGTACAGAAATGGAAAGCTTGTTATATCATCCCAGAG CTTGTCCCATGGATTGAACATCTTTCAGGAAGGCAAAAGCTCTGGGAAAGATACCCTCAAACTGGAGACAAATGCTGACAGTTCCAAG GAAACTGATGGGGGAGAGCCTGTAACTGCGAAGACAGAATCAAAG GAAGTTTCTCCTGACAATGAGTTTGAGATATGTATAAGGCGAGAGGTGATCCCTGCAAATGAGATTGGAGTGACTTTTGCTGATATCGGAGCCAATGATGAGGTTAAAGAATCGTTAGAGGAGCTTGTTATGTTCCCTCTGCAGAGACCAGACTTGTTCAAAGGAGGCCTTCTTAAGCCCTGCAGAGGTATATTACTTTTTGGGCCGCCAGGCACTGGGAAAACCATGCTAGCAAAGGCAATTGCAAATAAAGCTGGGACAAGTTTCATCAATGTGTCAATGTCAACCATCACTTCGAAATGGTTTGGGGAAGATGAAAAGAATGTTAGAGCATTGTTCACTCTTGCAGCAAAAGTTTCCCCAACTATCATTTTTGTCGATGAGGTTGATAGCATGCTTGGGCAGAGGACTACAGTTGGAGAGCATGAGTCTATGCGTATGATAAAGAATGAATTCATGATTCACTGGGACGGGTTGCTGACAAAGGATAATGGGAGAGTCCTTGTTCTTGCTGCAACCAACAGACCTTTTGACCTTGATGAAGCCATTATCAGACGGTTTGAGCGCAA AATCATGGTTGGTCTGCCGTCTGTCAAAAACAGGGAAATGATCTTGAGAACTCTTCTGTCAAAGGAAAAGGCAGAAGATCTCGACTTCAAGGAGCTTGCAGCTATAACAGAAGGATATACTGGAAGTGATCTCAag AACTTATGTGTGACAGCAGCATACCGACCGGTTAGAGAATTGATACAGAAGGAGAGGATGAAGGATATG gaaaggaagaaaagagaggCAGCAGGAAAGAGCTCTGAAGGTGCCTCAGACACAAAAGAAGAAGGCAAAGAAGAAAGCAAAGAGGAGACAGTAATTGAATTGAGACCTTTGAACATGGAAGATCTAAGGCAAGCAAAGAACCAG GTTGCTGCAAGTTTTGCATCCGAAGGAGCAGTAATGAGCGAGCTGAGGCAGTGGAACGAGCTATACGGTGAAGGAGGTTCGAGGAAGAAGCAGCAGCTAACTTACTTCCTTTAG